One genomic window of Cupriavidus oxalaticus includes the following:
- a CDS encoding DUF2889 domain-containing protein, with product MPLSQPVNRSLRHRRAITAEAYQREDGLWDVEVRLTDTKPRDIALAGDRIRPVGQPLHDLWLRVTINEDMTVLDAEACSDWVPYPSQCDTIGPAYRKLIGLNLRKGFRKAVRERLAGINGCSHLTEAAGVLPSTAIQAFAGEVISIRDNGEDDPNPEPPYQLHGCHALRFDGEVVREFYPRWYGHQPTPKARAEAAPAVATAPRAPAVANGDRGGQANDDGNDAVPADRPTGTSG from the coding sequence ATGCCTCTGTCCCAGCCCGTCAACCGCTCCTTGCGCCATCGCCGTGCCATTACGGCCGAGGCGTACCAGAGAGAGGACGGCCTGTGGGATGTCGAGGTGCGCCTGACCGACACCAAGCCCCGCGACATCGCACTTGCCGGCGACCGTATCCGCCCGGTAGGCCAGCCCCTGCACGACCTGTGGCTGCGCGTCACGATCAACGAGGACATGACGGTGCTGGATGCCGAGGCGTGCTCCGACTGGGTGCCGTACCCGTCGCAGTGCGACACCATCGGCCCGGCCTACCGCAAGCTGATCGGGCTGAACCTGCGCAAGGGCTTCCGCAAGGCCGTGCGCGAGCGCCTGGCCGGCATCAACGGCTGTTCCCACCTGACCGAAGCCGCCGGCGTGCTGCCCAGCACCGCGATCCAGGCGTTTGCCGGCGAAGTCATCAGTATCCGCGACAACGGCGAGGACGATCCGAATCCGGAGCCGCCCTATCAGTTGCACGGCTGCCACGCGCTGCGTTTCGACGGCGAGGTGGTTCGTGAGTTTTACCCGCGCTGGTATGGTCACCAGCCGACGCCCAAGGCAAGGGCCGAGGCCGCACCTGCCGTCGCAACCGCGCCTCGGGCGCCCGCCGTGGCCAATGGCGACCGCGGTGGTCAAGCCAACGACGACGGCAACGACGCTGTCCCGGCCGACAGGCCAACCGGCACTTCCGGCTGA
- the sucC gene encoding ADP-forming succinate--CoA ligase subunit beta, whose amino-acid sequence MNIHEYQGKEILRKYNVPVPRGIPAFSVDEALKAAEQLGGPVWVVKAQIHAGGRGKGGGVKVAKSIEDVKTYASNILGMQLVTHQTGPEGKKVNRLLIEEGADIKKELYVSLVVDRVSQKIALMASSEGGMDIEEVAAHTPEKIHTLIIEPSTGLTDADADDIARKIGVPDASVAQARQALQGLYKAFYDTDASLAEINPLILTGDGKVIALDAKFNFDSNALFRHPEIVAYRDLDEEDANEIEASKFDLAYISLDGNIGCLVNGAGLAMATMDTIKLFGGEPANFLDVGGGATTEKVTEAFKLMLSNKNVQAILVNIFGGIMRCDVIAEGVISASKAVHLTVPLVVRMKGTNEDLGKKMLAESGLPIISADTMEEAAQKVVAAAAGK is encoded by the coding sequence ATGAATATCCATGAGTATCAAGGCAAGGAAATCCTGCGCAAATACAATGTGCCGGTTCCGCGCGGCATCCCCGCGTTCTCGGTTGACGAGGCCCTGAAGGCCGCAGAACAGCTCGGCGGCCCGGTGTGGGTTGTCAAGGCGCAGATTCATGCGGGTGGCCGCGGCAAGGGCGGCGGCGTCAAGGTTGCCAAGAGCATCGAAGACGTCAAGACCTATGCGTCGAACATCCTGGGCATGCAGCTGGTCACGCACCAGACTGGCCCGGAAGGCAAGAAGGTCAACCGCCTGCTGATCGAAGAAGGCGCCGACATCAAGAAGGAACTGTACGTTTCGCTGGTGGTGGACCGCGTTTCGCAGAAGATCGCGCTGATGGCGTCGAGCGAAGGCGGCATGGACATCGAAGAAGTCGCTGCCCACACCCCGGAAAAGATCCACACCCTGATCATCGAGCCGTCGACCGGCCTGACCGACGCTGACGCCGACGACATCGCCCGCAAGATCGGCGTGCCCGACGCGAGCGTGGCGCAAGCCCGCCAGGCCCTGCAAGGCCTGTACAAGGCGTTCTACGACACCGACGCCTCGCTGGCCGAAATCAACCCGCTGATCCTGACCGGCGACGGCAAGGTCATCGCGCTGGACGCCAAGTTCAACTTCGACTCGAACGCGCTGTTCCGTCACCCGGAAATCGTCGCCTACCGCGACCTGGATGAAGAAGACGCCAACGAAATCGAAGCCTCGAAGTTCGACCTGGCCTACATCTCGCTGGACGGCAACATCGGCTGCCTGGTGAACGGCGCCGGCCTGGCCATGGCCACCATGGACACCATCAAGCTGTTCGGCGGCGAGCCGGCCAACTTCCTCGACGTGGGCGGCGGTGCCACCACCGAGAAGGTGACCGAAGCCTTCAAGCTGATGCTGAGCAACAAGAACGTGCAGGCCATCCTGGTCAACATCTTCGGCGGCATCATGCGTTGCGACGTGATCGCCGAAGGCGTGATCTCCGCTTCCAAGGCCGTGCACCTGACGGTGCCGCTGGTCGTGCGCATGAAGGGCACCAACGAAGACCTCGGCAAGAAGATGCTGGCCGAGTCGGGCCTGCCCATCATCTCGGCCGACACGATGGAAGAAGCCGCCCAGAAGGTGGTGGCCGCTGCCGCTGGCAAGTAA
- the sucD gene encoding succinate--CoA ligase subunit alpha, whose translation MSILINKDTKVITQGITGKTGQFHTRGCRDYANGKNAFVAGVNPKKAGEDFEGIPIYASVKDAKAQTGATVSVIYVPPAGAAAAIWEAVDADLDLVVCITEGIPVRDMMEVKDRMRRENKKTLLLGPNCPGLITPDEIKIGIMPGHIHKKGRIGVVSRSGTLTYEAVGQLTALGLGQSSAVGIGGDPINGLKHIDVMKMFNDDPETDAVVMIGEIGGPDEANAANWIKDNMKKPVVGFIAGVTAPPGKRMGHAGALISGGADTAQAKLEIMEACGIKVTKNPSEMGRLLKAML comes from the coding sequence ATGTCGATTCTGATCAACAAAGACACCAAGGTCATCACCCAGGGCATCACCGGCAAGACCGGCCAGTTCCACACCCGTGGCTGCCGCGACTACGCCAACGGCAAGAACGCCTTCGTCGCAGGCGTGAACCCCAAGAAGGCCGGCGAAGACTTCGAAGGCATTCCCATCTACGCCAGCGTCAAGGACGCCAAGGCCCAGACCGGCGCAACCGTGTCGGTCATCTACGTGCCGCCCGCAGGCGCCGCTGCCGCGATCTGGGAAGCCGTTGACGCCGACCTGGACCTGGTGGTCTGCATTACCGAAGGCATCCCCGTGCGCGACATGATGGAAGTCAAGGACCGCATGCGCCGCGAGAACAAGAAGACCCTGCTGCTGGGGCCGAACTGCCCGGGCCTGATCACGCCGGACGAAATCAAGATCGGCATCATGCCGGGCCACATCCACAAGAAGGGCCGCATCGGCGTGGTGTCGCGCTCGGGCACCCTGACGTACGAAGCCGTGGGCCAGCTGACCGCGCTGGGCCTGGGCCAGTCGTCGGCTGTCGGCATCGGTGGCGACCCCATCAACGGCCTGAAGCACATCGACGTGATGAAGATGTTCAACGACGATCCGGAAACGGACGCCGTGGTCATGATCGGTGAGATCGGCGGTCCGGACGAAGCCAACGCGGCCAACTGGATCAAGGACAACATGAAGAAGCCGGTGGTTGGCTTCATCGCTGGCGTGACCGCGCCTCCGGGCAAGCGGATGGGCCACGCCGGCGCGCTGATCTCGGGCGGTGCCGACACCGCCCAGGCCAAGCTGGAAATCATGGAAGCCTGCGGTATCAAGGTGACCAAGAACCCGTCGGAGATGGGCCGCCTGCTGAAGGCGATGCTGTAA
- a CDS encoding TerC family protein encodes MELLSSTTFWIALGSIILTNIVLSGDNAVVIALASRNLPPAQQKKAIFWGSAAAIIMRVVLTVAAVKLLSLPYLKIVGAVLLVYIGVQLLTGDDDEEGHDGKDNIWAAIRTILIADLVMSLDNVVAVAAAAQKGPEGSQLMLLIIGLGLSIPLIVFGSTLLLKVMERFPVIIVLGAALLGYLAGEMLVSDPVDAAWFEVHVPHAHLVFGAAGAILVVIIGKLLSRRAAQTA; translated from the coding sequence GTGGAACTGCTGTCTTCCACCACTTTCTGGATTGCGTTGGGATCGATCATCCTGACCAACATCGTCCTGTCCGGCGACAACGCGGTGGTGATCGCGCTCGCCTCGCGCAACCTGCCGCCCGCCCAGCAGAAGAAGGCCATCTTCTGGGGCAGCGCCGCCGCCATCATCATGCGCGTGGTGCTGACCGTGGCCGCGGTCAAGCTGCTGAGCCTGCCGTACCTGAAGATCGTCGGCGCCGTGCTGCTGGTCTATATCGGCGTGCAACTGCTGACCGGCGATGACGACGAGGAAGGCCACGACGGCAAGGACAATATCTGGGCCGCCATCCGCACCATCCTGATCGCCGACCTGGTGATGTCGCTCGACAACGTGGTCGCCGTGGCCGCCGCCGCGCAGAAGGGCCCCGAAGGCAGCCAGCTGATGCTGCTGATCATCGGCCTGGGCCTGTCGATCCCGCTGATCGTGTTCGGCAGCACGCTGCTGCTCAAGGTGATGGAGCGCTTCCCGGTCATCATCGTGCTGGGTGCGGCGCTGCTGGGCTACCTGGCTGGCGAGATGCTGGTCAGCGATCCGGTCGATGCGGCCTGGTTTGAAGTGCATGTGCCGCATGCCCACCTGGTGTTTGGTGCGGCTGGTGCGATCCTGGTGGTGATCATCGGCAAGTTGCTGAGCCGCCGGGCCGCGCAGACGGCCTGA